The nucleotide sequence CGGCGACGACGGAGTCAACATCACCGTCGGCCTGCCGGCTGTGCGGGTCTCGGTCGACCACGGCACGGCGTTCGACATCGCGGGCACCGGGTCAGCGAACGAGGCGAGCATGCTCCTCTCCTGCGAGCGGGCCGCCGAGCTCGCGCCAGGCTGGGGCGCCGTCGTCGAGGCCTTGCAGGAGCCGCGCGGCCGGGTCTCGCGATGAGGCTGACGGGCTTCGAGGTCCTCGACTGCGACCTCGGCTGGCGCACGATCTCGTTCGTGAAGATCAGCGCCGACGACGGCTCGACGGGCTGGTCGGAGTGCACCGACAGCTTCGGCTCGGGAGGGCTCCAAGCGGTGATCCTGTCGCTCCGCGACCGAATTCTGGGACAGGATCCGAGACGGCTCACGCACCTGATCGGCTCGCTGCGCTCCCTGCTCTCACCGGCGCCCGGCGGCCTCAACCAGATGGCGGTGGGGGCGGTCGAGAACGCGCTCTACGACCTCGTGGCCCGGCACCACGGCATGTCGGTCGCCGAGATGCTCGGCGGCACGGTGCGCGATCGCATACCCGTCTACTGGTCGCACTGCGGCGGGTACCGGACGGGGGCTGCGGCCGCCCTCACGGGCAACGAGGCCCTGACCTCCTACGACGACGTCGAGCGTCTCGGCCGGCAGGTGCGCGATCGCGGCTTCCGCGCTCTCAAGACGAACGTCATCTCGTTCGCAGAGAGCGACGTCTCGGGCAGGCCATTCGCGTGGGCTCGGCACCCGGCGGCGGGCGGGCGGGCGTACGACGATCGCATGATCGCGGACACGGTCGACACTCTCGCCGCCTTCCGGCGTGGGGCGGGGCCGGATCTCGCGATCCTGCTCGACGTGAATTACAACTACCTGGCCGACGGGTACCGGCGCATCGCGCGGGCCGCCTCGGCCTTCGACCTCGCCTGGCTCGAGCTCGATGGCCTGGCGCCCGGTGAGCTCGCGGCGCTGCGGGCGGCGGCGGGCATGCCCGTGGCGTCGGGGGAGTCACTCTTCGGACTGCCGCAGTACCTGCCGTACCTCGCGGGCGGAGCAGTCGACGTCGCGATCGTCGACGTGGTGTGGAACGGCATCGCCGAGGCGGTGTCGGTCGCTCGCACGGCGGCCGCGCACTCGCTGGCGGTCGCTCCGCACAACTTCTACGGCCACCTGTCGACGATCATGTCGGCGCATTTCTGCGCCGTGACGCCGAACCTGGCGCTCATGGAGGTCGACGTCGACGGCGTGCCGTGGCGCGACGACCTCGTCGACGTGCCGCCGGTCATCGAGCGCGGCGAGCTCGTGCTGCCCTCCGGCCCTGGCTGGGGTGTGGAGGTGAACGAGGAGGCGATCCGTGCCCACGCACCGCGGCGGCGCTAGGCGCCGACGTGCGGCACGCCTCCGTCGAACGAGAGTCGCGCCGCGCCGATCGACCACGTGAAGCCGTCGTCGGGATCGCCCTGGAAGAAGAGATACTCCTGCCCGTCGGCGTCGCGGAAGTAGCCCGGGTGGCCCGACTCCGATGAGTTCCAGGTGCCCGGTGCACCGGCCGCGACGAGGGGTTCGGCGGAGCCCCGGGTCCACGTCCGACCGTCGGGGCTCGTCGCCCAGCCGATCTGCTGCGGGCGGTTGTTGTAGGCGCCGGCGTAGAACATGGTGAACGTCGAGCCGTCCCATCTCAGGGTCGGCGCCTCGACGCATTCCTCTTCCCATTCGAGCTCGGGCGCCAGGGCGGGCCCGTCGACCGAGAGCTGCTCCCACGCGTCGCGTCCGAAAGTGCTGTCGCGGGAGGCGCGGCTCGTGCCGATCATCTGGATCCGCATGTCAGGATCGCGGGTGACCCACGCGAGCAGCACGTGCTCGCCCGTGTCGACGAGGTCGGCGTCGATCGCACGGCCGCACGTCCAGTCGCCCTCGGGCCGGAAGACCGGGTTCTCGGGGTTGGCCTCGAACATGAGCCCGTCGTCGCTCACGGCGTGGCACAGGGCGTCGAGTCGGCCCTGGCCGTAGGTCTGGAAGAAGAGGTGCACGCGGCCGTCGATGACGATCGCACCGGG is from Frondihabitans australicus and encodes:
- a CDS encoding mandelate racemase/muconate lactonizing enzyme family protein, with translation MRLTGFEVLDCDLGWRTISFVKISADDGSTGWSECTDSFGSGGLQAVILSLRDRILGQDPRRLTHLIGSLRSLLSPAPGGLNQMAVGAVENALYDLVARHHGMSVAEMLGGTVRDRIPVYWSHCGGYRTGAAAALTGNEALTSYDDVERLGRQVRDRGFRALKTNVISFAESDVSGRPFAWARHPAAGGRAYDDRMIADTVDTLAAFRRGAGPDLAILLDVNYNYLADGYRRIARAASAFDLAWLELDGLAPGELAALRAAAGMPVASGESLFGLPQYLPYLAGGAVDVAIVDVVWNGIAEAVSVARTAAAHSLAVAPHNFYGHLSTIMSAHFCAVTPNLALMEVDVDGVPWRDDLVDVPPVIERGELVLPSGPGWGVEVNEEAIRAHAPRRR
- a CDS encoding family 43 glycosylhydrolase; its protein translation is MDALEDGSAVTLLGPPWGDTSRRGRPYAKDPSVIRFGGRYLMYFSLPSPSDDEPAGWSVGIAESRDLVSWSTVAALAPFGDYDATGAAAPGAIVIDGRVHLFFQTYGQGRLDALCHAVSDDGLMFEANPENPVFRPEGDWTCGRAIDADLVDTGEHVLLAWVTRDPDMRIQMIGTSRASRDSTFGRDAWEQLSVDGPALAPELEWEEECVEAPTLRWDGSTFTMFYAGAYNNRPQQIGWATSPDGRTWTRGSAEPLVAAGAPGTWNSSESGHPGYFRDADGQEYLFFQGDPDDGFTWSIGAARLSFDGGVPHVGA